One bacterium DNA segment encodes these proteins:
- a CDS encoding class II aldolase/adducin family protein codes for MSQDEKEQREAICEIGKLLYSKGLIAGMEGNISCRLSSGEILITPAGVCKGYLKPQQIALIRSDNKNGNGSPAPSSEYRIHLTAYKLRKDINAVVHAHPSYATAFAIAGMDIEGEVLPEFVATFGEIPLVPYAEPGSVELAETFGSYLSSNHTYLLERHGLVSLADDLWKAFYRLEMAEHCAKSLYLAEQLWTLRDLNDQRDDEDFDELDAEIQNMPFPRERRRREN; via the coding sequence TTGAGCCAAGACGAAAAAGAGCAACGCGAGGCCATCTGCGAAATCGGTAAATTGCTGTATAGCAAGGGGTTAATTGCTGGGATGGAAGGCAACATCTCTTGTCGGCTATCTTCCGGCGAGATTTTGATAACACCGGCCGGGGTCTGCAAGGGATACCTGAAACCGCAGCAGATCGCTTTAATCAGATCCGACAACAAGAACGGCAATGGCTCACCTGCGCCATCTTCGGAGTATCGCATCCACTTGACAGCATACAAACTCAGAAAAGACATCAATGCCGTCGTGCATGCGCATCCGAGTTACGCAACCGCGTTTGCAATTGCAGGAATGGATATCGAGGGCGAGGTGCTGCCGGAGTTTGTGGCGACATTTGGCGAGATTCCGCTGGTGCCCTATGCAGAACCGGGTTCGGTGGAGCTGGCGGAGACATTTGGATCGTATCTCAGCTCGAATCACACCTATCTGCTTGAAAGACACGGTTTGGTTTCGCTCGCGGATGATTTGTGGAAAGCGTTTTATCGTCTTGAGATGGCGGAGCATTGCGCGAAGTCACTGTATCTTGCCGAGCAGTTGTGGACATTGCGTGATTTGAACGATCAGCGTGATGATGAAGATTTCGACGAACTCGATGCGGAGATTCAGAATATGCCGTTCCCACGCGAACGCCGACGGAGAGAAAATTGA
- a CDS encoding tetratricopeptide repeat protein, with product MLSHYQGKFRVSTTISMAQKSTTLMLMCVLLIPLFQSCQKSAEDDKLSRISVLMMESESSFQKGNLDLAEAQLDSALAFMNSSGMQSNYFKIKLLFGRSHILKARGNLGEADSSFSDALFLISDKSISDSLRADVYLQKAILLDELDSISSACNFYLRSLELRERIYPPRSMEVENGLLFLSVCYMKQGNFEAALPLTTRLMNLSVRKYGSQHLSTADAVSMRSTCLVALGLYEEADQLLWEFSMLFGTRENATSRQYREILRNLAYVSRALGKKEQALKFYEQLKEMLHAQGLDSTSEAAKVRKEAENAAAD from the coding sequence ATGCTATCACACTACCAGGGTAAGTTCCGAGTAAGCACCACTATTTCAATGGCGCAAAAATCGACTACATTGATGTTGATGTGCGTCCTGTTGATTCCTCTCTTCCAAAGTTGCCAGAAGTCGGCAGAAGACGACAAGCTTTCACGCATAAGTGTGTTAATGATGGAGTCAGAATCAAGTTTCCAGAAGGGGAATCTTGATCTTGCAGAGGCACAGCTGGACTCCGCTCTTGCGTTCATGAATAGTTCAGGCATGCAGTCGAACTACTTCAAGATTAAGTTGTTATTTGGTCGCAGCCATATCCTAAAAGCTCGAGGTAATTTGGGCGAAGCGGATTCATCATTTTCGGATGCACTCTTCTTAATTTCGGACAAGAGCATATCCGATTCACTCAGGGCGGATGTTTATCTCCAGAAGGCGATTCTTCTTGACGAACTCGATAGTATTTCCAGCGCGTGCAATTTCTATCTCAGATCGCTTGAACTGCGAGAACGAATCTATCCACCCAGAAGTATGGAAGTGGAGAACGGGCTTCTGTTTTTGTCCGTTTGCTATATGAAGCAGGGCAATTTTGAGGCTGCTCTACCGTTAACAACGCGCTTAATGAACTTGTCAGTTCGAAAATACGGAAGTCAGCATCTGTCAACCGCGGATGCAGTCAGTATGCGGAGCACTTGCCTTGTTGCACTTGGTTTGTACGAGGAGGCTGACCAGCTCTTATGGGAATTCTCAATGCTATTTGGGACACGTGAAAACGCGACTTCAAGACAGTACAGGGAGATATTGAGAAATCTCGCCTATGTATCAAGGGCTTTAGGGAAGAAGGAACAAGCCCTGAAGTTCTATGAGCAACTCAAAGAGATGCTCCATGCGCAAGGACTGGATTCAACGTCGGAGGCCGCAAAAGTCCGCAAAGAGGCTGAGAATGCTGCTGCAGATTAG